Proteins encoded within one genomic window of Pieris brassicae chromosome 12, ilPieBrab1.1, whole genome shotgun sequence:
- the LOC123716984 gene encoding late histone H1-like, with the protein MADTAVASETPAPATPAKKAPKAAAAAAAAKKPKARPTHPKTSDMVNSAIKELKERSGSSLQAIKKYIASNYSLDAERLAPFIRKYLKRAVASGTLIQTKGKGASGSFKIDSKSGTGGGAAKKATAASASSGGRGSAAAASSAAKSVKKPTAQAAKKTAASAGARSKKAAAAAAETASPAKAGGRGGTAKDKKAAAAAKRKPAASAAPKKGRGSAAASAAASGKGASTTAAASKAKRSAKPPTKKPKAPKPKKAAAAAPKSKAATAKKASAASKK; encoded by the coding sequence atggccGACACAGCAGTAGCATCGGAGACACCCGCGCCGGCGACGCCCGCCAAGAAGGCACCAAAAGCGGCAGCGGCGGCCGCCGCCGCGAAGAAACCCAAGGCGAGACCAACGCACCCCAAGACTTCCGACATGGTCAACAGCGCGATCAAAGAGCTCAAGGAGAGGAGCGGATCGTCCCTGCAGGCGATCAAGAAATACATCGCCTCGAATTATAGCCTAGACGCCGAGAGGTTGGCGCCGTTCATAAGAAAGTATCTCAAGCGCGCGGTCGCCTCCGGCACCCTGATTCAGACGAAGGGCAAGGGCGCATCGGGCTCGTTCAAGATAGACAGCAAGTCGGGAACCGGCGGCGGCGCGGCGAAGAAGGCGACGGCCGCCTCCGCTTCCTCCGGCGGCAGGGGCTCCGCCGCGGCGGCGTCCTCCGCGGCCAAATCGGTGAAGAAGCCGACCGCACAAGCCGCCAAGAAGACCGCCGCGAGTGCGGGCGCCAGGAGCAAGAAGGCCGCCGCCGCGGCCGCCGAGACCGCGTCCCCCGCCAAGGCGGGCGGAAGGGGTGGCACCGCCAAAGACAAGAAGGCAGCCGCTGCGGCCAAGAGGAAGCCGGCCGCGTCGGCCGCTCCGAAGAAAGGTCGCGGCTCCGCGGCCGCCTCCGCCGCAGCGTCCGGCAAGGGCGCGTCGACCACCGCCGCCGCTTCCAAGGCGAAGAGGAGCGCGAAACCACCGACCAAAAAACCTAAAGCACCCAAACCGAAGAAGGCAGCAGCCGCCGCGCCCAAATCGAAGGCCGCCACCGCTAAAAAGGCATCGGCCGCTTCCAAGAAGTGA